A single window of Lepeophtheirus salmonis chromosome 2, UVic_Lsal_1.4, whole genome shotgun sequence DNA harbors:
- the LOC121113630 gene encoding uncharacterized protein: protein MTNNYYKVSIFLLCLGYMTSLVVVKGSKSSYSDHIILSHRWPVTECIEWMQKKDGNGCNIPPTRDWIIGGFWPYRYDSNLPVYCNKSLKVDEAVLKALKGQLLTNWPSVRSSTTNVSLWKEEYLAHGTCAYRLPILNSTELYFVKAMTEFRRYNMSNILTAHNIIPGNHYSVQQIFDAVMKGMKKIQPGIKCTYHNATKGLLLKEIYTCYSKTQGNIVDCVSLAGGLFQGCPKKQDQELIYFPSLEYPTPHKFSRALIAFLVILFGTLAFVGSFFGYRKYVEYRGQRNYNSMT, encoded by the exons atgactaataattattataaagtgTCAATCTTTTTATTATGTCTTGGATACATGACATCCCTTGTGGTTGTAAAAGGCAGTAAATCTTCCTACTCTGATCATATCATATTGTCCCATCGTTGGCCAGTCACGGAATGTATTGAGTGGATGCAAAAAAAGGATGGGAATGGTTGCAATATACCCC ctACAAGAGATTGGATCATTGGAGGGTTTTGGCCTTATAGATATGATTCTAATCTTCCTGTATATTGCAATAAAAGTTTGAAAGTAGACGAAGCCGTGTTGAAGGCTCTTAAGGGCCAATTACTCACCAATTGGCCTTCTGTTCGCTCAAGTACTACAAATGTTTCTTTATGGAAGGAAGAATATTTAGCACATGGAACGTGTGCATATCGTTTACCTATATTGAATTCtactgaattatattttgtaaaggcTATGACTGAATTTAGAAGATACAATATGTCTAATATCCTGACAGCACATAATATTATACCAGGTAATCATTACTCTGTACAACAGATCTTCGATGCTGTTATGAAGGGCATGAAGAAAATTCAACCAGGAATCAAATGCACTTATCATAATGCAACTAAAGGTCTACTACTCAAGGAAATTTATACTTGTTATAGTAAAACCCAAGGAAATATCGTAGACTGTGTTAGTCTCGCTGGGGGATTATTTCAAGGATGTCCAAAGAAACAGGATCAAGAGCTTATCTACTTTCCTTCACTAGAATATCCTACGCCACACAAGTTTTCTAGAGCTCTCATTGCCTTCTTAGTTATTCTGTTCGGCACTTTGGCTTTTGTTGGATCCTTTTTTGGTTATAGGAAATATGTCGAGTATAGGGGGCAAAGAAATTACAATTCCATGacttaa
- the LOC121113628 gene encoding uncharacterized protein — protein MVIRKRPVAIELRLKAEAEARKEAVKRFKHIAIRFFTGLLAFAFLIFVLTVDVLAREDYFSGLRHEIIEEVHEQQLEKVVTNQDFVGVFWYARKCKKCESALKILETLVEEAEKFSVTLLKINDKRLARISYGIEKFPTLTFFKDGELSEVYRGNLDDPEKILEFLTRRESLILPDKIELVNRETLKMIVEEDKPGGSFVATLIFDDSDESIGVLSKLETIDDEADIFKIRFVRIQDPDLADEFSLESVPALVYFRNAIPLVYPSGADLMDSTEVLEWLIQHQSSILDEDVVESVSTGEELKIMINTLDHLLILFRDKKRKSQKALAALENIDDDADILGVSFIEVDDSALAKEAGIRSFPTLVFFKNSIPSIYEDDLTDTEEVLDWLKEMVEGSDIEEITEEILERLIVKEEKLVVYFHDKKGTDEEDDVVLDNLEEIDDDLDERGILFVKVSGSQVAYEYGIEKLPTIVLFENGIPNVYEKNPGKAREVLDWIVMETSGDHTVEVVTNAMLEKMIDSYPHVAVLLYDNNHPDSRKAVDSLETIDHELGKIKLVKLHDYDVVEEYGISSLPALVFFEYQIPHLFSDNLNDGVKVKEWMVDIVNGDHIEEVTDRMLSSIIKSRKYVTVVFYDDSNVHDLKILEELEKVDDDMDRINVTFVRISDRDGKVAEKYGVDIIPGIAFIKKNKSIPYKGQIHEENIILEWVKNLAI, from the exons ATGGTTATTCGTAAAAGACCAGTGGCAATTGAGTTGAGGCTAAAAGCCGAGGCTGAGGCACGCAAAGAAGCTGTCAAACGATTCAAACATATAGCGATTCGATTTTTCACTGGATTACTTGCATTTGCATTTCTCATATTTGTTTTGACGGTTGACGTTCTTGCAAGAGAGGATTACTTTTCTGGTCTTCGACATGAAATAATTGAAGAAGTCCATGAGCAACAGTTGGAAAAAGTTGTTACAAATCAGGACTTTGTTGGGGTTTTTTGGTATGCACGGAAATGTAAAAAATGCGAAAGCGCCCTCAAAATATTGGAAACATTGGTTGAAGAAGCTGAAAAATTCAGTGTAACGCTTTTGAAAATCAATGACAAAAGACTTGCTAGAATATCTTATGGAATAGAAAAATTTCCAACTCTAACCTTCTTTAAGg ATGGTGAACTGAGTGAAGTTTATAGGGGAAATTTAGATGATCCGGAGAAGATATTGGAGTTTTTAACAAGGAGGGAATCCTTGATTTTGCCGGATAAAATCGAGTTAGTTAATAGAGAAACCCTGAAGATGATAGTTGAAGAAGATAAACCAGGAGGCTCATTTGTAGCAACACTAATTTTTGATGATAGTGACGAAAGCATTGGTGTCCTATCGAAGCTGGAGACTATTGATGATGAAGcagacatttttaaaattcgtTTCGTCCGAATTCAAGATCCTGATCTTGCAGATGAATTTTCTCTTGAGTCAGTACCAGCCTTGGTATATTTTAGAAATGCAATTCCCTTAGTATATCCTAGTGGAGCTGATTTAATGGACTCTACTGAAGTTTTGGAATGGTTAATCCAACACCAGTCCTCTATTCTGGATGAAGATGTTGTTGAAAGCGTATCAACTGGAGAAGAGTTGAAAATAATGATCAACACATTAGATCATTTACTAATTCTTTTCAGagataaaaaacgaaaatctcAAAAA GCTTTGGCTGCACTAGAAAATATAGATGACGATGCTGATATTCTCGGTGTTAGTTTTATCGAAGTTGATGATTCAGCTTTAGCTAAAGAGGCTGGTATCAGATCATTTCCTACTcttgttttcttcaaaaactcTATACCCTCAATATATGAAGATGACCTGACTGATACTGAAGAAGTACTGGATTGGCTTAAAGAAATGGTCGAAGGGTCTGATATTGAAGAGATTACTGAAGAAATACTTGAAAGACTAATtgttaaagaagaaaaacttgTTGTCTATTTCCATGATAAAAAGGGGACGGATGAGGAAGACGATGTAGTTTTGGACAATTTAGAAGAAATAGATGATGATTTAGATGAAAGAGGAATACTTTTCGTTAAAGTTAGTGGAAGCCAGGTTGCTTATGAGTATGGAATTGAAAAACTACCTAcaattgtattatttgaaaatggaaTTCCGAATGTGTATGAGAAAAACCCTGGAAAAGCCAGAGAAGTTTTAGATTGGATTGTAATGGAGACATCTGGAGATCATACTGTAGAAGTTGTGACAAATGCTATGCTCgaaaaaatgattgattcttATCCACACGTTGCTGTTCTGTTGTATGATAATAACCATCCAGACTCAAGAAAAGCAGTCGATTCTCTCGAAACTATTGACCATGAACTCG GAAAGATTAAGCTTGTTAAATTACATGACTACGACGTTGTTGAAGAGTATGGCATATCCAGTTTACCTGCTCTCGTATTTTTCGAATACCAAATTCCTCACCTCTTCTCAGATAATTTGAATGATGGAGTTAAGGTAAAGGAATGGATGGTGGATATTGTGAATGGGGATCACATAGAAGAGGTGACTGATAGAATGTTAAGCTCAATTATTAAGAGTAGAAAATACGTGACTGTTGTCTTTTATGACGATTCCAATGTACATGACCTAAAAATTTTGGAAGAGCTGGAAAAAGTAGATGATGACATGGATCGCATCAATGTTACTTTTGTTAGAATTTCAGACAGAGATGGGAAAGTTGCTGAAAAGTATGGGGTTGATATTATTCCTGGAATTGctttcattaagaaaaataagtcaATACCATATAAAGGACAAATCCACGAAGAGAACATAATTTTGGAATGGGTTAAAAATTTggcaatataa
- the LOC121113631 gene encoding uncharacterized protein — translation MSALVCVLRRWSSYSSSVRTCSTFATHKSPISLENLYPSKPSFLDRYSNSPPNLPPQADSSFSGWIPMDSLVWEYDTHTPRVSISFKPEDANDWLPKEARLTPGRDGFVTVTSNRTRSFLLNRADVLQKLRAVIRESISPETRTPILEEEREIQLQKSRKIARENLIVPIGQSSMILSSDDVHNINSF, via the exons ATGTCAGCGCTCGTGTGTGTCCTGAGAAGATGGAGTTCATACTCCTCTTCTGTTCGCACGTGTTCCACTTTCGCCACTCACAAATCTCCTATCTCACTGGAAAATTTGTATCCATCAAAGCCCAGCTTCCTGGATAGATACTCAAACTCTCCTCCAAATCTTCCTCCTCAAGCAGATTCTTCTTTCTCGGGATGGATACCTATGGACTCACTCGTTTGGGAATACGATACACACACTCCAAGGGTCTCAATTTCCTTTAAACCAGA GGATGCGAATGACTGGCTACCTAAAGAGGCTCGTCTCACGCCAGGGAGAGACGGATTCGTCACTGTAACTTCGAATAGAACACGATCATTCCTCCTTAATAGAGCTGATGTCCTACAAAAACTTAGGGCTGTGATTCGAGAATCCATTTCTCCAGAGACTCGAACACCCATTTTAGAAGAAGAGCGAGAGATACAACTTCAAAAGTCCCGGAAAATAGCCAGGGAAAATCTTATTGTACCCATTGGACAATCTTCAATGATTTTATCATCTGATGATGTACACAATATTAATTCCTTCTAa